The DNA region CGCGGTTTTGGGAATGGATTTTAAAAGAATCAAAAATTCAGTCTAACAAACGTTATTCTGATCTTTCAAAGTCTGAAATAAGGGATTTAAGTCTAAACCTTACACAAATGAAACTACAGATGGTCGCCAAAGGTGTTTTTAAAGAAGAGTTTGTGACAGCAGGTGGTGTTTCACGAAAAGACATCCAATTCCAAACCATGGAAAGTAAACATTGCCCTGGTTTGTATTTTACAGGCGAAGTGATTGATGTGGATGGAATTACAGGTGGATTTAATTTTCAAAATGCCTGGACTACGGCAACCATCGCAGCCCGAGGCATTCGAAAAACAATTGTTATTTGAGTTTGTGGATTTGGATAAAATCTACAGTTTGTGCGACAGATCCCGGTGCTCCCGAAAGAATCACAACGGTATCTCCTGACTTTAATTTACCTTCTGACTTTAATGTTTTACTCATAAAAGCAATCATATCAGGAAACTTATCCATCATTGGCATTACGTATGCTTCGACACCCCAGTACAATTGCATCTTTCTTGCCGTTCCAAGAAATGGTGTGAAAGAATAAATTGGTTTCATCGGACGAAACTCTGAAGATAGAAGAGAAGAATATCCTGATCTTGTAAAGTTGATGATGGCTTTTGCGTTGATAGACCGGGAAATCGCTTCGGCAGCACTGCCAAGAGCCGTTCGTTCCACTTCAAATTCAGAACGATCCATACTACGTAAGTGTGATAAGTAAATTTCCGATTCCTCTGCTGCTTGGATGATACTTGTCATGGTTCTTACAGTTTCAATTGGATATTTTCCAGAAGCTGTTTCACCAGACAACATAACGGCATCTGTTCCATCCATCACCGCATTGGCAACATCACTGGCTTCGGCCCTTGTCGGACGAGGGTTGTCAATCATTGTCTCTAACATCTGTGTGGCGGTGATGACAGGTTTCCCTTGTTGGTTTAACTTAGTGATCATCTCTTTTTGGATGATAGGAACGTATTGAGTGTCTAATTCCACACCCAAATCTCCGCGAGCAATCATGATCCCATCACAATTATCAATGATTTCTTCGATATTCTGAATGGCCTCTGGCCGTTCTATTTTGGCAATAAGACCAGCATAACTGTCCTTCATAAATTGTCTTGCCATCTCTAAGTCGCTCGCTCGTCTAACAAAAGATAGAGCGATGTAATCAACACCGAGTGATAAGGCAAATTGTAAGTCTTCTATGTCTTTTTCAGAAAGAGCGGGTGCGGAGATTGGTGTCCCAGGTAAATTGATACCTTTGTTGTCTTTTAATGTCCCACCAATGACAGTTTCTAAAATAGCTTTTTCCTTTGTTTTGGATTTTACAACAAACGAAAGTTTGCCGTCGTCAATGAGAAGTTTGTGCCCTACATCGATGTCATTTAAAATGTATTGGTAGGTACAACCGATTTCCTCTGTTGTTCCGAGAAAGTCGGACTTGTTATTGATGGCGATTTGGTCCCCGGTTTTTAGCTCTAAGGGTCCAGTCCCTAATTTTCCCGTTCTAATTTTCGGGCCTTGTAAGTCAGCAAGGATTCCAATGGACTTGCCGGATTCCTGTTCACATTCACGTAAGAGTTCAAAAATTTCTTTGTGGTAGTCGTGGGTGGAATGGGAAAAATTCATCCTAGCCAAATCCATTCCTGAATAAATCAGTTTTAGAATCGTTTCACGGTTAGCAGATGCGGGGCCAATGGTACAGATAATTTTCGTGCGTTTGTTTGGGATTTTGTCGTCTTCCGGCATAGGCCCTATTCTTAGCTTTTTTGTTTTTTCCTGCAAGTAAATTGTACGGATTGAATTGACTTGTGTCATTTTTCGCAAAAATATCAATTTAATGGCATCTAATGCACTCGCTCTCATTTACCATTCTTCGTACAATCTCGAATTACCTGGTCATGTGTTCCCGGCACACAAGTATTCTCATCTTTACAATCGTGTCAAAAGGGATCCCGTTTATGCATCCTGGGACATTTTGTTACCCAAAAAAGCAGAAGATGCAGATTTAGAACTCGTTCATACCAAAGAATACTTAGATGATCTTTTCAGTTATGAACATACATCTCGCACTATGTATTCTGAACTTCCGCTTAATCGTAGTATTGTGGAAAGTTTTATGTATGGTGTCGGCGGAACGATTATGGCAGCAGAACTTTCAAAAAACTTTCAATTTGCTTTGAATATGGGCGGTGGTTATCATCACAGTTTTCCCGACAGAGCCGAAGGTTTTTGTTACTTGAACGATGTTGCGATTGCGATCAGAAAACAAAAAGAAACATCACCCAACATAAATGCTCTCATCATTGACTTGGATTTGCACCAAGGAAATGGGAATTCCTATATTTTTCAGTATGATGACAAAGTTTTCACATTTTCGATGCACCAAGGAAATCTTTACCCTAAGAAAGAAGAATCTAACTTAGATGTGAACTTAGAAGCAAACACCAAAGATGATGAATATTTATCTACATTAGAAACTTCCTTAAACCAGATCAGAAAAGATTTTGATGCAAATATAATTTATTATGTTGCAGGTGCTGATCCTTATGAAGATGATTCTCTTGGTGAATTAAAAATTTCTATGAAAGGTTTAAAAGAAAGAGATTTGATGGTTCGAAAGTTTGCAGAGTCTCTCAATGTTCCTTGTGTTGTGACTCTAGCAGGTGGATATGCGCGCGATTTTCGTGATACCGTAGAAATTCATTTTAATACCATCACTGCATTTGGTGAAAAGTAATGGGTGTTTTTTCATCTACAGACAAAAAGAAAAACGAATCTGACTGGTTAAACTTGGATGAGTTGTCTTTAGTTGATGTTTCCAAAGAACTCAATACTTCACTCAATATGGAACCCAGGTTATTCAACCGGTTCACTCATTATGAGGTGGAGCAGTTGTTAGTTGGTGCTGGGTTAATATCCGCTGTCGAAAAACGTGGTTTTCCCAATCCAATCATTGAATTAGAAATTCTGAATAATTTCGACAATCGCATTTATATTAAAACTGAAAATAGAAAAATCTTAGTTCATACACGTTTGAAAGTTTCTCAATTCCAAATGAAAGGGGATGATGAACAGTTCCCTATGATTTATATCGATTGGCTTCTCACTCAAAATATTAATTTTGAACCGGGAGATATCAAAAAGGAACTTTATTTTGGTCAAGAATATCCTGGTCTTAATGTCCTAAACGAATTCACCGATTTCATTCGTGTCCTTTCTAAAAAATTGGGAACATCAGGTGCTTTTAATGTTCCTGAGTATTTTCATGATGCAGTTTTATTTTCTCGTAAATTTCGTTTTATTGATCCTGAAAAGGAAGGAACGTTCCGAGCGCTTGTCAGAAATTTTCGTGGTACCAATTTACGGAATTTATCTTCTCAAATCCATCAGAACAGAGTTCGTTATGAAAATGGAGAACCTTATGAGTGGAAGTATGGAGAAATGATTTCCTGCACCGATGCCTATTTGGAGAAAAAAGTTTTCCATGAGGCGTATTTTAAGCGCGTGGACGAAGTGAAAGAAAAACTAAAATTCACTTTGGTCTCAAAGTAAACCTCTGGTTTGCCGATAATCTAGTAGATGTCCGAACATTCATTTAAACCCGAGATTCTCATCATAGATGATGATACTGAAATCTGTGAAACCTTAGAACTCATCATCAATGGCTTAGGATATTTTGTGCGGTATTTTACAAATCCACTCCAGGGTTTGGAATACTTTGAAGGGGAAAGAAATCCAATTGTTTTTTTAGACGTCAATATGCCGCAGACTACGGGTTTAGATTTATTACCAAAAATCAAAGCACATGATTCTAAAACGCAAGTGCTTATGATGACTGGAGAACATGACATTCAAACTGTAGTTTCTTCTTTGTACCACCGAGCTTCTGACTTTATCTTAAAACCGTTCCATACAAAATCCATTGAAGCCGCGATTTCCCGTGCCTTTGAATATTATAATTTTTTAAAAGATAAAGAATCGATGGATGAATCCATCAAACGTGACCTAAGGCTCGCTGCAAAAATTCAAACAAGAACTATGAATTTACCACAGAACTTGGGTCATAAAATTTTTTCAGAAAT from Leptospira noumeaensis includes:
- a CDS encoding histone deacetylase family protein, translated to MASNALALIYHSSYNLELPGHVFPAHKYSHLYNRVKRDPVYASWDILLPKKAEDADLELVHTKEYLDDLFSYEHTSRTMYSELPLNRSIVESFMYGVGGTIMAAELSKNFQFALNMGGGYHHSFPDRAEGFCYLNDVAIAIRKQKETSPNINALIIDLDLHQGNGNSYIFQYDDKVFTFSMHQGNLYPKKEESNLDVNLEANTKDDEYLSTLETSLNQIRKDFDANIIYYVAGADPYEDDSLGELKISMKGLKERDLMVRKFAESLNVPCVVTLAGGYARDFRDTVEIHFNTITAFGEK
- the pyk gene encoding pyruvate kinase codes for the protein MPEDDKIPNKRTKIICTIGPASANRETILKLIYSGMDLARMNFSHSTHDYHKEIFELLRECEQESGKSIGILADLQGPKIRTGKLGTGPLELKTGDQIAINNKSDFLGTTEEIGCTYQYILNDIDVGHKLLIDDGKLSFVVKSKTKEKAILETVIGGTLKDNKGINLPGTPISAPALSEKDIEDLQFALSLGVDYIALSFVRRASDLEMARQFMKDSYAGLIAKIERPEAIQNIEEIIDNCDGIMIARGDLGVELDTQYVPIIQKEMITKLNQQGKPVITATQMLETMIDNPRPTRAEASDVANAVMDGTDAVMLSGETASGKYPIETVRTMTSIIQAAEESEIYLSHLRSMDRSEFEVERTALGSAAEAISRSINAKAIINFTRSGYSSLLSSEFRPMKPIYSFTPFLGTARKMQLYWGVEAYVMPMMDKFPDMIAFMSKTLKSEGKLKSGDTVVILSGAPGSVAQTVDFIQIHKLK